TGCGCCTGATTGCCTCCGAAGCGGAAGATAGGGACTTCCAGGTGGTCATGTCCTCCCACAGCCGACACATCATCGATGAGACGGGGAGTCTTGGAGCGAATCTCCTCTGGTTCAGCGGTGGGACGTTGCGGTCTGGAGATTTTGACCAAGTGGCCGCTCTTCTGGAACTTGGCGCCCTGGATGCGGGTGACCGGCTGAAGGCAGGCGCCACGGAATTGGTCGTATTGACCGAGGACGATCGAACGGGCGGTCTGAACCGTCCCCGGTTTGATGCCGTTTCCTTTCGAGTCTGGAAGGACAATGTTGATCATGCCCAGGAAGATCCCGAAGGAGACCCGGCAGCGCGCGATGCGGCTGGTGCTTGATCATCTCGATGAGTATCCGAACCTCACCACCGCCTGTCAGACGGTCGCTTCCCGGCTCGGTTTCGGTGCCGAGTCGCTTCGTCGTTGGGTGCGCCAGGCGCAGGTCGACGCCGGTGCGCGCGACGGCCTGACCACGAACGATCTGGAGCGCATTCGGAAGCTGGAACGGGAGAATCGTGAGTTGCGTGAAGCGAATGCGATGGCGGATTCAACCGGTCAGCGCAATGAGTGCTGTGAGATGAAGCAGACGCTGATCTCGGGAGGCATTCGTTGCAGGGCAAGCATGGTCATCTCAGTCGTGAGCAGAAGCAGCTCGCGCTCCGTCTCCACTCGAAGGGGTGGCGGCTCATCGATATCGCCCGCGAGATCGGCTGCACGGCCCCGATGGTCGGCCGCATGGCGCGGGAAGGGCGTCACCTCGACGGGAAGCCGTTCGGCTGGGAGCCGCGCGAGGGGCATCTGACGGTCTTCGATCGTGAGGAGATCCTGGTTGGTCTCGCGCGCGGTGACACGTTGACCGCGATCGCGCTCGCCCTGGGACGGGCGGTGTCGACGGTCAGCCGCGAGGTCAAGCGCGGCGGCGGGCGGGAGGGGTACTCGGCGTGGCGGGCGCATGAGGACGCGCGAGAGCAGGCCCGCCGACCGAAGCCGTTCAAGCTTGACGGTGGACGGCTGCTCGAGGTTGTCGCGACGCAGCTGGAGCAACTGTGGTCTCCGCAGGAGATCGCCGCCCGCCTACGGTTGGAGCATCCCGACGACCCGGAGATGCACGTGAGTCACGAGACGATCTACCAGTCCCTGTTCGTGCAGGGACGCGGGCAGTTGCGCCGCGAGCTTGCCCGCTGCCTGCGGTCAGGGCGTGCGGCACGGAAGTCGCGGACCGCGACGGACCGGCGAGGCCGGCTGCCAGGGATGGTGATGATCAGCGAGCGCCCCGCGGAGGTCGAAGACCGCGCCGTGCCGGGGCATTGGGAAGGCGACTTGATCCTCGGTGAGAACAGTCGCAGCGCCGTGGGAACCCTCGTTGAACGCAGCACCCGCCTCACACTTCTGCTGCACCTGCCCGACGGGAAGAGCGCCGACAAGGTGGAGGCCGCAATGCGCGAGGCGATCACCGCGTTGCCGGCGTCGCTGGCGCGGACGATCACCTGGGATCAGGGCGCCGAGATGGCCAAGCATTCCGAGTTCACGACAGCGACCGGCATCCCGATCTACTTCTGCGACCCGCACTCCCCGTGGCAGCGCGGAAGCAACGAGAACACCAACGGACTGCTACGCCAGTACCTGCCGAAGAGCACCGATCTGAGCATCGTCACCCGCGCTGAGCTGACCGCGATCCAGGACTCGCTCAACGGACGACCACGCAAAACGCTCGGCTATCTGACACCATCGGAGAAGTTCACAGAACTCGTTGCGACCACCGGTTGAATCCGCCGATCCTGCGTGATGCCGCGGTTTTCTTCGCCGGGGAAATCGACCCCCGACGCCGCTGATCCTCGCCTTCCCCGAGGAGTAGCGCGCTCTTGGCCGCTCGGTCGGGTTGATCTGCACGGTTCTGCGTGAGCAGGGCGTGCCGGTCGCCGAGCGCACCTATCGGGGCTGGACGCGCGCCCAGCCCAGTCAGCGAGATATCGACGACGCCCACCTCATCGAGGCGATCCGCGTCGCCCGCGTAGGCGACAAGGGTGAGCCAACACCTGAGTCGCTCTATGGGCGCCGGAAGATGACCGCGCTGCTGCGCCGGCACGGTATGACTGTTTCCAGCAGCCGCGTCGATCGGCTGATGCGCCAGCTGGGCATCAACGGCCTCGTGCGCGGCAAGGGTGCGCGGACCACCGTGCCGGATCCCGCAGCAACTCGCGCCCCGGACCTGCTGGATCGTGACTTCACCGCCGCCGCCCCGAACACGCGGTGGGTGGCCGATTTCACCTACGTGCGCACCTGGGCAGGGTTTGGTTATGTCGCGTTCGTCATCGACTGCTTCTCCCGCGCGATCGTCGGCTGGCATGCAGCGACAACGAAGGCAACGCCGTTGGTGACCACCGCGTTGCGGATGGCGTTGTGGCGACGCGACCGTGCCGGGCATCGTGTGGGCGACGGGCTGGTGGATCACAGCGACGCCGGAGCTCAGTTCCGGAGCAGGGCGATGGCCCGCGAGCTGCGCCGTCACGACATGGTCGGATCGATGGGGCGCGTCGGCGCGGCCGGGGACAACGCGGCGATGGAGAGCTTCTGGTCACTGTTGCAGACGAACGTCCTCAACCAGCAGCGGTGGGCGACGCGGCAGGAGCTTCGCCTCGCCATCGTCGTCTGGATCGAGCGGAAGTATCACCGCCAGCGAGCCCAGGACACCCTCGGCGGGTTGACGCCCATCGAGTTCGAAGCCAAGCTAACCGAGCCGCTCACACTCGCGGCCTAAACCGAAACTGTCACCAGTTCGTTCCTCACGCCCTTCACCACGATACCCCGCTGTGGTCCGGCTGTCGATCCCCGCCCGCAGCGCGAACTCTAGGCCTTCACTGTGGCCAGCTCGTCCCAATGGGTCGTCGCACGCGGAGTCAGCATCGAGCGCTTCATCTGCCATGACGGTCCCGGGCGGAATCCTCCATATCCAAGCCCCAGGAGCTCGCGGCCTTCCTTGCGCTGCACCTCGTCGATCAGCTCCGCGACGCCGGCCTCTTCATGCGCATGGCGGAACAGCTCGAGGGCTGATGTGCGTCGGCGGGGCGAAGGTCGGTGAGCATGATGCCGGCTCGGGCGTACCGGATGCCGTTCTCGATCAGCGGCAGCAGTCGGTGGGCAGCGCGGGTGAGCTCGACGGGATCCGCTGTGGGGAAGGGGAGCTTGACGAGCACGGACGGAGAGGATCGCTGTTCGGAGTAGTGGGACGTGCCGGCGAACACCGTCATCAGCTTTGCCACCTGGTGGTGCTTGACCAGTCGAGTTGCTCCCTGCTGGGTATTGATCGACAGGGCCTGTCGTATGCCGTCTCTTGTGGTGACTTTCTCGGAGAACGAGCGGCTGACGATCAGCTGCTCTTTGCGCCCGGTGCGGTCCTCCTCGGCGACGATGCTCGGCACTCCGCGCAGTTCCAGTGCCGTGCGCATCACCACGACGTTGAATGCCTTGCGGATTCGGACTGGATCGGCTGCGGCGAGATCCGCGATCGTCGAGATTCCAATCGCCACCAGGCGCCGCTCGAGGCGAGAGGCGATACCCCAGACTCGGACACGGGCAGGGACGACATCAGCCGGTGTCGCCTCTGTGGCCGTGTCGCTGGCCACACGCAGACCCCGGTGAACACATCTAACTTCTTCGCGGCGCGGTTGCTGAGCTTGGCCAACGTGCGCGTCTCCGCGATCCCGACGTACACTGGCACACCGATGAGCCGTCGCAGCGTCGATCGGATGTCTCGGCCGAGGTCTGTCATCGCGGCGGGATCCCGTGCTATCTTCGGCGAGATCTTGAGGAATGCTTCGTCGATCGAGTAGATCTCGAGGTCCGGGGTGAAGCGAGCCAGGACGTCCATAGTGCGTCTGGACATGTCGCCGTAGAGCTCATAATTCGAGCTCAGTGCCCGCACTCCCAGGCGGTCGGCGTGAGGGCGCAGCTCGAACCAGGGCTTCCCGAGATCCAAGCCCAGTGCCTTCGCTTCGCGGCTGGCGGCGACGACCATCCCGTCGTTGTTGCTCAGCACCACGGTCGGGACCGCTTCCAGATCTGGCCGGAAGACGCGCTCGAAGGACACGTGTGCGCTGTTGACGTCGACGTGCGCCAGCACGGCTACCTCCTCACCGTGCCGGTACATTGCGATGTTCGCAATTGCAAAGTGCGCAATCAATGACACGCGGAACGCGGTGGGCTCGCTCGCTTGCGCCCGCGGGGCTATTCCTCATGGCCAACAGGCCTACGCGGCGCGGGCGATGTTGTCTCATTCGCAGCAAGGGGCGCCGCGATGTTGATGCTCACTTGGATAGTCGGAGGCAGGGTGAGCGCCGCAGGATCAATGACGTCGATCATCGTTTCGCCTCACCCCTCGAA
The sequence above is a segment of the Microcella alkaliphila genome. Coding sequences within it:
- a CDS encoding transposase is translated as MPRKIPKETRQRAMRLVLDHLDEYPNLTTACQTVASRLGFGAESLRRWVRQAQVDAGARDGLTTNDLERIRKLERENRELREANAMADSTGQRNECCEMKQTLISGGIRCRASMVISVVSRSSSRSVSTRRGGGSSISPARSAARPRWSAAWRGKGVTSTGSRSAGSRARGI
- a CDS encoding IS3 family transposase; translated protein: MPVAERTYRGWTRAQPSQRDIDDAHLIEAIRVARVGDKGEPTPESLYGRRKMTALLRRHGMTVSSSRVDRLMRQLGINGLVRGKGARTTVPDPAATRAPDLLDRDFTAAAPNTRWVADFTYVRTWAGFGYVAFVIDCFSRAIVGWHAATTKATPLVTTALRMALWRRDRAGHRVGDGLVDHSDAGAQFRSRAMARELRRHDMVGSMGRVGAAGDNAAMESFWSLLQTNVLNQQRWATRQELRLAIVVWIERKYHRQRAQDTLGGLTPIEFEAKLTEPLTLAA
- a CDS encoding IS30 family transposase; translated protein: MAREGRHLDGKPFGWEPREGHLTVFDREEILVGLARGDTLTAIALALGRAVSTVSREVKRGGGREGYSAWRAHEDAREQARRPKPFKLDGGRLLEVVATQLEQLWSPQEIAARLRLEHPDDPEMHVSHETIYQSLFVQGRGQLRRELARCLRSGRAARKSRTATDRRGRLPGMVMISERPAEVEDRAVPGHWEGDLILGENSRSAVGTLVERSTRLTLLLHLPDGKSADKVEAAMREAITALPASLARTITWDQGAEMAKHSEFTTATGIPIYFCDPHSPWQRGSNENTNGLLRQYLPKSTDLSIVTRAELTAIQDSLNGRPRKTLGYLTPSEKFTELVATTG